The following nucleotide sequence is from Synergistaceae bacterium.
CGCAAAAATATTTATTTTATGACTAACTCGCAAAATATCGCGTCTCACTGTGATAGCATTATATATAAAGGAGTTGAAAATTTTTATCATGAATGACACTGACGAGCTGGAGAGTTACAAGAAAGCTCAAGACGAGAAATATAATTACTGGTGGACTATAGAATTTAGCATACCGGTATCACGGCACAATATAGAAATTAACGAGGAAAAATTAAGCACGATTTCAGCACTTACTGAGTCAATAGGCTCATTTTTCTTTCACGAACATGATAAGACACGGGGGAGGTGTTTATTTATGAGGGCAGATTATGAAGGTTCACGGGGGATCGATGACGTATTATATCAAGTTAATAATTTACTGAATGAGCCGGAATTTAAGGACGTTGATTTATCGCGGTGTTACAAGACCAGTAATCAGCCGTGGGAAAGACAGCATTTTGACGCATTCCCGCCGCTAAATGTCGGGAAGAGTCTTGTCGTTATGGCACCTTGGCACGCTAAAGAAGAAATACAGCCGGGCAGAATTCCCATTTATATATTTCCTGCGAGCGCGTTCGGCACGGGTTATCATGAAAGCACAAGAATAGCACTCTCATTACTTGAAGAAATTGTTAAGACCGGTGATGTAATTCTTGATATAGGCACGGGGACGGGAATATTATTTATTGCTGCGTTAAAGCTCGGAGCAGATAAGGCCATAGCGCGCGACATTGACCCGACAACTATAGACGAGGCCAAGCGAAATATGAATCTAAACGGGATTAATCCAAAAGTTTGTAATTTATCAGTTGCTAATTTGCTAAAGGGCTTCACAGGTCAAGTGAATATTTTGACGGCTAATATTTTATTAAATCCGAATTTGGCAATGTTACCGGACGTTAAGAAAGTTTTAAAGCCTAAGGGAGTCGCTATTTTTTCCGGAATGACAAACGTAGAGAGCTATACTTTTACTTCTGTGTTGAATTCGTCGGGAATGAAGATCGAGAGAGAATTAAGATTCGGGGACTGGTGGGGATGCAGAGCGGTCAAGAGCTGGGGCTAATATATATACACGTTTTCGGGTGCAGGTCGAGTCTCTGTGAGGGCGAATTTATTGCGGGCTCGCTTAAGTCAATGGGAGCAGAAATCACCGAAAATTTAAGCGAAAATATTAACGCTGCTGTAATAGTAACATGTTCAGTAACTGGAGAAGCTGATAAAAAATGTAGGCAATTGGTCAGGCGTGCTAGAAAATTTTTAGCTCCTGATAAGATTTTGGCTGTCTGCGGCTGCTGGAGTCAGAGTCTTGACTCGTCAACTGCTGAATCACTGGGAATAAATATTCTTGCCGGCTCAAAGAGTAAAAATATTTTGCCCGGTATTATTGCGCAGAAAATAAAATCTCAAGATTCAAGTTTTCAGGATTTGCGCGTAAAAAATATATTTGATATAACTCAATGGGAAGAACTTGCAATTAATTCACCCCTCATGCATTCACGGGCATTTATGAAGATTCAAGATGGCTGCGATCACTTTTGCAGTTATTGCATAATTCCATATTTGCGGGGGCGGCCTGTGAGTCGTCCGGTTTATAGCATTCTTGAAGAGATTAGACGCTTAATTGACAGCGGCACACGAGAAATAATTTTTACTGGGATTCATTTAGGGCTATACGGGCGGGATATAAATTTTTCGCTTGCTGAAT
It contains:
- a CDS encoding 50S ribosomal protein L11 methyltransferase: MNDTDELESYKKAQDEKYNYWWTIEFSIPVSRHNIEINEEKLSTISALTESIGSFFFHEHDKTRGRCLFMRADYEGSRGIDDVLYQVNNLLNEPEFKDVDLSRCYKTSNQPWERQHFDAFPPLNVGKSLVVMAPWHAKEEIQPGRIPIYIFPASAFGTGYHESTRIALSLLEEIVKTGDVILDIGTGTGILFIAALKLGADKAIARDIDPTTIDEAKRNMNLNGINPKVCNLSVANLLKGFTGQVNILTANILLNPNLAMLPDVKKVLKPKGVAIFSGMTNVESYTFTSVLNSSGMKIERELRFGDWWGCRAVKSWG
- a CDS encoding MiaB/RimO family radical SAM methylthiotransferase produces the protein MQSGQELGLIYIHVFGCRSSLCEGEFIAGSLKSMGAEITENLSENINAAVIVTCSVTGEADKKCRQLVRRARKFLAPDKILAVCGCWSQSLDSSTAESLGINILAGSKSKNILPGIIAQKIKSQDSSFQDLRVKNIFDITQWEELAINSPLMHSRAFMKIQDGCDHFCSYCIIPYLRGRPVSRPVYSILEEIRRLIDSGTREIIFTGIHLGLYGRDINFSLAELINESAKIPGLARIRLGSLEPFALDNNLLDSLSDCEIFCPHLHLPLQSGDDEILSLMRRGYTSRDFLNICDNARKKLGENLHISSDILIGFPSESDNAFNNTLRIMQESKLGRVHIFPYSVRKGTPAANMSNQVSHNIKILRVSQALKLGRELYNNYIKNFIGQDVKILIERENYGHTQHYIEAECEGVNKFCRNEIITARVTGEFNGKLQCI